In Deinococcus aerius, the following proteins share a genomic window:
- a CDS encoding IPT/TIG domain-containing protein → MVRFFFASLLFMGVLASCAPRQQATAGVTVTPVLIKLSEPAARGGTLTIQGRYLGGPSTGRVRLGANESGEGGYVFPASAVRSWTDSEIVLTIPADAPVGGSWLFVEVGGRQSTGLPYSVRQ, encoded by the coding sequence ATGGTGCGTTTCTTCTTTGCTTCTTTACTGTTCATGGGTGTCCTGGCCTCCTGCGCGCCGCGTCAGCAGGCGACAGCGGGCGTGACTGTCACCCCGGTGCTGATCAAGCTGTCCGAACCGGCGGCGCGGGGCGGCACCCTCACCATCCAGGGGCGCTACCTGGGCGGGCCGTCCACCGGGCGCGTGCGGCTGGGCGCGAACGAGTCGGGCGAGGGCGGCTACGTCTTCCCCGCCTCGGCGGTGCGTTCCTGGACCGACAGCGAGATCGTCCTGACCATCCCGGCAGATGCCCCGGTCGGCGGCTCCTGGCTGTTCGTCGAGGTCGGCGGGCGGCAGTCGACCGGGCTGCCTTACAGCGTCCGGCAGTAA
- the sucC gene encoding ADP-forming succinate--CoA ligase subunit beta, whose protein sequence is MKLHEYQGKELLRRFGVNVQEGRVAYTPDEVRQIAREYGQPVVVKAQVHVGGRGKAGGVKFSPTIDKAFENGEKILGMDIKGLTVKKVLVTKAVDIDAGTEYYVGMIVDRNVQSYTLMASAEGGMEIEEVAAATPEKIIRHRVDPVTGLRPFEAREVAIKAGFKGNLNKIADMMVKMSEAALKMDAVLVEINPLFVEADGTPLALDTKFEIDDNAMYRHKDLLDWRELEAEHPLEIEASKYGFAYVKLDGNVGVLGNGAGIVMTSLDVVNRAGAKPANFLDIGGGARADIVYNAVKLVSKDQDVKSIFVNIFGGITRADEVAKGIIQALNEGILTKPVRMRVAGTAEEEAKALLAEVNSPLIQMYPDMFQAAEAAAQEANQ, encoded by the coding sequence GTGAAACTTCACGAGTATCAGGGCAAGGAACTGCTGCGCCGCTTCGGCGTGAACGTGCAGGAGGGCCGGGTGGCCTACACGCCCGACGAGGTGCGGCAGATCGCCCGCGAGTACGGCCAGCCGGTCGTCGTCAAGGCGCAGGTCCACGTCGGCGGGCGCGGCAAGGCGGGCGGCGTGAAGTTCAGCCCGACCATCGACAAGGCGTTTGAAAACGGCGAGAAGATCCTCGGGATGGACATCAAGGGCCTGACCGTGAAAAAGGTCCTCGTCACCAAGGCCGTCGATATCGACGCCGGGACCGAGTACTACGTCGGCATGATCGTCGACCGCAACGTGCAGAGCTACACCCTGATGGCGTCCGCCGAGGGCGGCATGGAGATCGAGGAGGTCGCCGCCGCCACCCCCGAGAAGATCATCCGCCACCGGGTGGACCCCGTCACCGGCCTGCGCCCCTTCGAGGCGCGCGAGGTGGCGATCAAGGCGGGCTTCAAGGGCAACCTGAACAAGATCGCCGACATGATGGTGAAGATGTCGGAAGCGGCCCTGAAGATGGACGCCGTGCTGGTCGAGATCAACCCCCTCTTTGTAGAGGCCGACGGCACCCCGCTCGCGCTCGACACCAAGTTCGAGATCGACGACAACGCGATGTACCGCCACAAGGACCTCCTCGACTGGCGCGAGCTGGAGGCCGAGCACCCGCTGGAAATCGAGGCCAGCAAGTACGGCTTCGCCTACGTGAAGCTTGACGGCAACGTGGGTGTCCTGGGCAATGGCGCGGGCATCGTGATGACTTCCCTCGACGTGGTCAACCGCGCCGGGGCCAAGCCCGCCAACTTCCTCGACATCGGCGGCGGCGCGCGGGCCGACATCGTGTACAACGCGGTCAAGCTGGTGTCCAAGGACCAGGACGTGAAGTCGATCTTCGTGAACATCTTCGGCGGCATCACCCGCGCCGACGAGGTGGCGAAGGGCATCATCCAGGCGCTGAACGAGGGCATCCTCACCAAGCCCGTCCGCATGCGCGTGGCCGGGACCGCGGAGGAGGAGGCCAAGGCCCTGCTCGCCGAGGTCAACAGCCCCCTGATCCAGATGTACCCCGACATGTTCCAGGCCGCCGAGGCCGCCGCTCAGGAGGCGAACCAGTAA
- a CDS encoding DUF6544 family protein: protein MILRRVLGVLFGLLVVLALAGWIGLQFPPTPFPAAAGNAAGRASTPEVVPIPAGLPGPVERFYRQTYGDWVPVITSAVITGRAGLRPLPWVPTIQGRFRFTHEAGRNYRHAVEATWYGRPFLQFDESYLGGVSRQETPFGSNANDPEGAQAANLALWAEAVWFPALYLTDPRVRWESLDDDTAVLSVPFGDDRERFLVRFDPATGRPFLLEAMRYKDVSNPNKVLWLAQIREWGAYGGVNLPRTVTFTWADEGRPSETLTAEDIDYNVDVVPALRGSG, encoded by the coding sequence ATGATCCTGCGCCGCGTGCTGGGCGTCCTCTTCGGCCTGCTCGTGGTCCTGGCGCTCGCGGGCTGGATCGGCCTCCAGTTCCCGCCCACCCCGTTCCCCGCTGCGGCGGGGAACGCGGCGGGGCGCGCGTCCACCCCGGAGGTCGTGCCGATCCCCGCGGGTCTCCCCGGGCCCGTGGAACGCTTCTACCGCCAGACCTACGGCGACTGGGTCCCGGTGATCACCAGCGCCGTGATCACGGGCCGGGCTGGCCTGCGCCCCCTGCCCTGGGTCCCCACCATTCAGGGCCGCTTCCGCTTCACCCACGAGGCGGGCCGCAACTACCGCCACGCCGTGGAAGCGACGTGGTACGGGCGGCCCTTCCTGCAATTTGACGAGTCCTACCTGGGCGGGGTGAGCCGCCAGGAAACCCCCTTCGGCTCCAACGCCAACGATCCCGAGGGCGCCCAGGCCGCCAACCTCGCCCTGTGGGCCGAGGCCGTCTGGTTTCCCGCCCTCTACCTCACCGACCCCCGCGTGCGCTGGGAGTCGCTGGACGACGACACCGCCGTGCTGAGCGTGCCCTTCGGGGACGACCGCGAGCGCTTTCTCGTCCGCTTCGACCCGGCGACCGGGCGCCCGTTCCTCCTGGAGGCCATGCGCTACAAGGATGTGAGCAACCCCAACAAGGTCCTGTGGCTGGCCCAGATCCGGGAGTGGGGCGCCTACGGGGGCGTCAACCTGCCCCGCACCGTCACCTTCACCTGGGCCGACGAGGGCCGCCCCTCGGAAACCTTGACGGCAGAAGACATCGACTACAACGTGGACGTGGTTCCTGCTCTCCGGGGAAGCGGGTGA
- the hisS gene encoding histidine--tRNA ligase, producing MALQRPKGTQDHLPDGSPKLTRDVQASAFTHVQDTARRVLERAGAQFIDTPLFEEAELVRRGVGGSTDIVRKEMFTVYYFGDHGGYVLRPEGTASIVRAYLQNGLKQLPAPLKLWTHGPMFRAENVQKGRLRQFHQVDYEVLGSTDPLVDAEAIWLMWEVVRELGLTGVRVKLGSIGDPTDREAYNAYLRDLFKPHEGRLSGDSQDRLIRNPMRILDSKSEGDQALIRELGVRPMLDFLGEEARAHFEMVQGYLRDWGVPFDIDPSIVRGLDYYRRTAWELHHEGVGAKSALGGGGRYDGLAAQLGGPEVPGIGWAFGIERLLLALEAEGMAFPGAEGPLLFLAAMDEENVGLAARVALQGRRVARVEFAYRALKPGNAFREADRRHARYAAVIGSDEAARGVLNIKNLNSGEGREVPLAELNAFLEQA from the coding sequence ATGGCGCTCCAACGCCCCAAGGGCACCCAGGATCACCTGCCGGACGGCAGCCCGAAACTGACAAGAGACGTGCAGGCGTCCGCGTTCACCCATGTGCAGGACACCGCCCGCCGCGTGCTGGAGCGGGCGGGGGCGCAGTTCATCGACACGCCGCTGTTCGAGGAGGCCGAACTCGTGAGGCGCGGGGTGGGCGGGTCCACCGATATCGTCCGCAAGGAGATGTTCACGGTGTACTACTTCGGGGATCACGGCGGGTATGTCCTGCGCCCCGAGGGCACGGCGAGCATCGTCCGGGCCTACCTCCAGAACGGGCTCAAGCAGCTTCCGGCGCCGCTCAAGCTCTGGACGCACGGCCCGATGTTCCGGGCCGAGAACGTGCAGAAGGGCCGCTTGCGTCAGTTTCACCAGGTGGATTACGAGGTGCTGGGCTCGACCGACCCTCTAGTAGATGCCGAGGCGATCTGGCTGATGTGGGAGGTCGTGCGCGAGTTGGGGCTCACGGGCGTGCGGGTGAAGCTCGGCTCCATCGGCGACCCGACTGACCGCGAGGCCTACAACGCCTACCTGCGTGACCTCTTCAAGCCGCATGAGGGGCGCCTCTCGGGCGACAGCCAGGACCGATTAATCCGCAACCCCATGCGGATTCTGGATTCCAAGAGCGAGGGGGACCAGGCGTTGATCCGGGAGTTGGGTGTTCGCCCCATGCTCGACTTCCTGGGCGAGGAGGCCCGGGCGCACTTCGAGATGGTGCAGGGCTACCTCCGTGACTGGGGGGTGCCCTTCGACATCGACCCCTCCATCGTGCGCGGGCTGGACTACTACCGCCGCACGGCCTGGGAGCTGCACCACGAGGGTGTGGGGGCGAAGTCGGCGCTGGGCGGGGGCGGGCGCTATGACGGGCTGGCCGCGCAGCTCGGCGGGCCGGAGGTGCCGGGCATCGGCTGGGCCTTCGGCATTGAGCGGCTGCTCCTCGCGCTGGAGGCGGAGGGTATGGCCTTCCCGGGGGCGGAGGGGCCGCTCCTCTTCCTCGCCGCGATGGACGAGGAGAATGTGGGGCTGGCGGCGCGGGTGGCGCTTCAGGGTCGCCGGGTCGCCCGGGTGGAGTTCGCCTACCGCGCCCTGAAGCCGGGGAACGCCTTCCGCGAGGCCGACCGCCGCCACGCCCGCTACGCCGCCGTGATCGGCAGCGACGAGGCAGCGCGGGGGGTCCTGAACATCAAGAATCTGAACTCGGGTGAGGGGCGGGAAGTGCCGCTGGCCGAGCTGAATGCCTTTCTGGAGCAAGCATGA
- a CDS encoding M24 family metallopeptidase, with protein sequence MTVLEQLRAAMGQAGVGALWVSGPANVRAVSGFTSGGDGKVLVLEGDAILYTDARYTVQAREESALTQVIARPPETYQDAAERVRGLRVGFEAEHLTVARLEDLRAHWDAELVPTRGLVERVRLVKSPGEVQAIRGAQALADRVFAEVRPMIRAGVRELDVALALELGLRRAGAEVGFDVIVASGPRGAMPHGVASEKVIEDGDLVTIDFGARLRGYHSDMTRTVAVGTPSEELRRVYNAVLEAEEAAVAAVRPGVTGGDLDALARGILERHGLGEAFAHSLGHGVGLNIHEGPSLRKGSEDVLEPGVVVTVEPGAYLPGVGGVRIEDLVLVTETGYEVLSRTPKERL encoded by the coding sequence ATGACGGTTCTTGAGCAGCTCAGGGCGGCGATGGGGCAGGCGGGCGTGGGCGCCCTGTGGGTGAGCGGCCCGGCCAATGTGCGCGCGGTCAGCGGCTTCACGAGCGGCGGGGACGGCAAGGTGCTCGTGCTGGAGGGGGACGCCATCCTCTACACCGACGCGCGGTATACCGTGCAGGCACGGGAGGAATCGGCCCTCACGCAAGTGATCGCCCGCCCGCCGGAGACGTATCAGGACGCGGCGGAACGGGTCAGGGGCCTGCGGGTGGGCTTCGAGGCCGAGCACCTGACGGTCGCCAGGCTGGAGGACCTGCGCGCCCACTGGGACGCGGAGCTGGTTCCGACGCGCGGGCTGGTGGAGCGGGTGCGGCTCGTCAAGTCGCCGGGGGAGGTGCAGGCGATCCGCGGGGCGCAGGCGTTGGCGGACCGGGTCTTTGCCGAGGTGCGCCCAATGATTCGCGCAGGGGTGCGGGAACTCGACGTGGCCCTCGCACTCGAACTCGGCCTGCGCCGCGCCGGGGCCGAGGTGGGCTTCGACGTGATCGTGGCGAGCGGGCCGCGCGGGGCGATGCCGCACGGGGTGGCGAGCGAGAAGGTGATTGAGGACGGAGACCTCGTGACGATTGACTTCGGGGCGCGCCTGCGCGGTTATCACTCCGACATGACGCGGACGGTGGCGGTCGGCACACCATCGGAGGAGCTGCGGCGGGTCTACAACGCCGTGCTGGAGGCGGAGGAAGCGGCGGTGGCGGCGGTGCGCCCTGGGGTGACGGGGGGCGACCTGGACGCCCTGGCGCGCGGCATTCTGGAGCGTCATGGCTTAGGGGAGGCGTTCGCGCACTCGCTGGGGCATGGGGTCGGCCTGAACATCCACGAGGGGCCGAGTCTCAGGAAGGGCAGCGAGGACGTGCTGGAGCCGGGCGTGGTCGTGACGGTGGAGCCGGGCGCGTACCTGCCGGGGGTCGGTGGCGTCCGCATCGAGGATCTGGTGCTGGTGACGGAGACGGGATACGAGGTGCTGAGCCGCACGCCGAAGGAGCGGTTGTGA
- the pepF gene encoding oligoendopeptidase F yields MTITQRKAALPPRADVPREQTWDIEALFATPGDWEAESQALPAAIDALAAHSGKLGSSPEALAAFLRESDEVELRLGRFFSYASMGASVDGRDAAAAARRDRASAVAASFGSVTAFAEPELLAMDEATLRGWLQRPDLEGHRIRVERVLRDRAHVRSAEVEELLGAVQAPFSSERGIHPALANMDLRFGTAGGETVTQGNVDRLTSAPDREVRRQAWENYADAHLAVRHAQAGMYATNVRQNVFLARARRYPDAITAALAPDRIPVEVVTTLLDTYRAHTPTWHRYWNVRRRWLGLPELREYDVKAALVPPRPVSYEQAVEWIAEGMAPLGEDYVRELRAGLTTERWVDYAENDGKRQGAYSAGAGRVKPYIFMTWSGTMSSYSTLAHEIGHSMHSLLSQREHPFAVPRYTLFHAEVASNFNQAMVRQHLLKRAREAGDTDFEVAIIEEALGNFHRYFFIMPTLAAFELECYRRIEAGGTLSAPDLITLTADLLKQGYGDGVTMDRERSGILWAQFSTHLYANFYAYQYATGISAAHQLLAQFGEDPGGARERYLAFLRSGGSLDPIDALREAGVDMLSRGPVEATFRTLAGYVDRLEDLLAARPSPK; encoded by the coding sequence ATGACCATCACCCAGAGGAAGGCGGCGCTCCCGCCCCGGGCCGACGTGCCGCGCGAGCAGACCTGGGATATCGAGGCCCTCTTCGCCACCCCGGGGGACTGGGAGGCGGAATCGCAGGCCCTCCCCGCCGCCATCGACGCCCTCGCCGCCCACTCGGGAAAGCTGGGGAGCAGCCCCGAGGCCCTGGCCGCCTTCCTGCGCGAGTCCGACGAGGTCGAGCTGCGCCTGGGCCGCTTCTTCTCCTATGCGAGCATGGGCGCGAGCGTGGACGGCCGTGACGCCGCCGCCGCCGCCCGCCGCGACCGGGCGAGCGCCGTCGCCGCCAGCTTCGGCAGCGTGACCGCCTTCGCGGAGCCCGAACTCCTGGCGATGGACGAGGCGACCCTGCGCGGCTGGCTCCAGCGCCCCGACCTCGAAGGCCACCGCATCCGGGTCGAGCGGGTCCTGCGTGACCGCGCCCACGTGCGCTCCGCCGAGGTCGAGGAACTCCTCGGCGCCGTCCAGGCCCCCTTCTCCTCGGAGCGCGGCATCCACCCCGCCCTCGCCAACATGGACCTGCGCTTCGGCACGGCGGGCGGCGAGACGGTCACCCAGGGCAATGTGGACCGCCTCACCTCCGCCCCCGACCGTGAGGTGCGGCGCCAGGCCTGGGAGAACTACGCCGACGCCCACCTCGCCGTTCGGCACGCCCAGGCGGGGATGTACGCCACCAACGTCCGCCAGAACGTCTTCCTGGCCCGCGCCCGCCGCTACCCCGACGCGATCACCGCGGCCCTCGCCCCCGACCGCATCCCGGTCGAGGTCGTCACCACCCTCCTCGACACCTACCGCGCCCACACCCCGACCTGGCACCGCTACTGGAACGTGCGCCGCCGGTGGCTGGGCCTCCCCGAACTGCGCGAGTACGACGTGAAGGCCGCCCTGGTGCCGCCCCGTCCCGTGAGCTACGAGCAGGCGGTGGAGTGGATCGCCGAGGGCATGGCCCCCCTGGGCGAGGATTACGTGCGCGAGCTGCGTGCCGGGCTGACCACCGAACGCTGGGTCGATTACGCCGAGAACGACGGCAAGCGCCAGGGGGCCTATTCCGCCGGGGCCGGACGGGTCAAGCCCTACATCTTCATGACCTGGAGCGGCACCATGAGCAGCTACTCCACCCTCGCCCACGAGATCGGCCACTCCATGCACTCGCTGCTCTCCCAGCGCGAGCACCCCTTCGCCGTGCCCCGCTACACCCTCTTCCACGCCGAGGTCGCGTCGAACTTCAACCAGGCGATGGTGCGCCAGCATCTCTTAAAGCGGGCCCGTGAGGCGGGCGACACCGACTTCGAGGTGGCGATCATCGAGGAGGCGCTCGGCAACTTCCACCGCTACTTCTTCATCATGCCGACCCTGGCCGCCTTCGAGCTGGAATGCTACCGCCGCATCGAGGCGGGCGGCACCCTGAGCGCCCCCGACCTCATCACGCTGACCGCCGACCTGCTGAAACAGGGCTACGGCGACGGCGTGACCATGGACCGCGAGCGCAGCGGCATCCTGTGGGCGCAGTTCTCCACCCACCTGTACGCCAACTTCTACGCCTACCAGTACGCGACCGGCATCAGCGCGGCGCACCAGCTCCTCGCGCAATTTGGGGAGGACCCGGGGGGCGCCCGCGAGCGTTACCTCGCCTTCCTGCGCTCCGGCGGCAGCCTCGACCCCATCGACGCGCTGCGGGAGGCGGGGGTGGACATGCTCTCGCGAGGGCCCGTGGAGGCCACCTTCCGCACCCTGGCGGGCTATGTGGACCGGCTGGAGGACCTCCTCGCCGCCCGCCCCTCACCCAAGTGA
- the sucD gene encoding succinate--CoA ligase subunit alpha, translated as MGILVDKNSRVIVQGITGREGANHARAMREFGTQVVAGVTPGKGGQQFEGWPVYNSVEEAKAAHDANVSIIFVPPAGAADAVLEAAHAGVPLIVLITEGVPTVDMMRAVQEVKQLDARSRAQGGQGIRLIGGNCPGLVTSGECKVGIMPNRIYQQKGRVGLISRSGTLTYEAAKLLLDAGLGTSTTVGIGGDPVIGTTFADVLPMFEADPETDAVVVIGEIGGADEEAAAEYIAGNMKKPVVAFISGRSAPAGKRMGHAGAIIMGNVGTPESKLAAFGAANVPVADTMPEIVDLVKKALNVTA; from the coding sequence ATGGGCATTCTCGTCGATAAGAACAGCCGCGTCATCGTGCAGGGCATCACCGGCCGCGAGGGCGCCAACCACGCCCGCGCGATGCGCGAGTTCGGCACCCAGGTCGTCGCGGGCGTGACCCCCGGCAAGGGAGGCCAGCAGTTCGAGGGCTGGCCCGTCTACAACTCCGTCGAGGAGGCCAAGGCCGCCCACGACGCCAACGTCTCCATCATCTTCGTGCCGCCCGCCGGGGCCGCCGACGCCGTGCTGGAAGCCGCCCACGCGGGCGTCCCCCTGATCGTCCTCATCACCGAGGGCGTCCCCACGGTGGACATGATGCGGGCCGTGCAGGAGGTCAAGCAGCTCGACGCGCGGAGCCGCGCGCAGGGCGGCCAGGGCATCCGATTGATCGGCGGCAACTGCCCCGGCCTGGTCACCAGCGGCGAGTGCAAGGTGGGCATCATGCCCAACCGCATCTACCAGCAAAAAGGGCGCGTCGGCCTGATTTCGCGCTCCGGCACCCTGACGTACGAGGCGGCCAAGCTCCTCCTCGACGCGGGCCTCGGGACCTCCACCACCGTCGGCATCGGCGGTGACCCGGTGATCGGCACGACCTTCGCCGACGTCCTCCCCATGTTCGAGGCCGATCCCGAGACCGACGCCGTCGTCGTGATCGGCGAGATCGGCGGGGCCGACGAGGAGGCCGCCGCCGAGTACATCGCGGGGAACATGAAAAAGCCCGTCGTCGCCTTTATCTCGGGTCGCTCGGCCCCGGCGGGCAAGCGCATGGGCCACGCGGGCGCGATCATCATGGGCAACGTCGGGACGCCCGAGAGCAAGCTCGCCGCCTTCGGGGCCGCGAACGTGCCCGTCGCCGACACCATGCCCGAGATCGTCGACCTGGTGAAAAAGGCGCTCAACGTCACCGCCTGA
- a CDS encoding septal ring lytic transglycosylase RlpA family protein has translation MRALALAGVLLASPFLGGAGASSLQRGQAVYYGGRYNPHTRMTAAHRTLPFETWVRVTHRGTGRSVDVMINDRGPFGSAARVIDLSRTAAARLGILSSGVAPVTVRVLSRP, from the coding sequence GTGAGGGCGCTGGCGCTGGCGGGGGTCCTCCTGGCGTCTCCGTTTCTGGGCGGGGCGGGGGCGAGTTCACTTCAGCGGGGCCAAGCGGTGTACTACGGCGGGCGGTACAACCCCCACACCCGCATGACGGCGGCGCACCGAACCCTGCCCTTCGAGACCTGGGTGCGGGTGACGCACCGGGGCACGGGCCGCTCGGTGGACGTGATGATCAACGACCGGGGGCCGTTTGGGAGCGCCGCGCGGGTGATCGACCTGTCCCGCACGGCGGCGGCGCGGCTGGGCATCCTGTCCTCAGGGGTGGCCCCGGTGACGGTGCGGGTGCTCTCGCGGCCCTGA
- the aspS gene encoding aspartate--tRNA ligase gives MKRTCYVGELNESYVGQTVTLQGWVSRVRDFPEQYFVVLRDRSGIVQLTIESDNPTYGAAGELRSEYVIEVTGLVRERGEAQRTDAYSTGGIEVIPSELRILNRAVTPVFPVDGSPVPVSEDIRLKYRYLDLRRSEMQRALMLRSKAVAAVTAFLDAAGFVQVETPMLTRSTPEGARDFLVPSRLNPGEFYALPQSPQLFKQLLMIAGLDRYYQLARCFRDEDLRADRQPDFTQLDMEMSFVTQEDVLEVQERLLAHVFREVLGVELALPFPRLSYFEAMDRYGSDKPDLRFDLSFVDVTDLFRGGEFGAFAKAEAVKVLAAPELTRKQIDELERVAKQNGARGLAWLRRDGEGFTGGISRFVGGQAAALIERTGVEQGGTLLFAAGEWKKAVSALGAVRLALRDLFDLAANGPRFHVSWVVDFPQLEFDEESGTWTYMHHPFTAPRPEDLPLFGTDRQGEIRAQAYDLVLNGYEIGGGSIRIHDPGVQAQMFRAIGLSEEQARDKFGFFLDALAYGTPPHGGIAWGFDRLVMVMAGAGSIREVIAFPKNNRGADLMAEAPSPVDAAQLAEVGVRVASPVGAEG, from the coding sequence ATGAAACGCACCTGTTATGTCGGGGAACTGAACGAGTCGTACGTCGGGCAGACGGTCACCTTGCAGGGGTGGGTGAGTCGCGTCCGGGACTTCCCCGAGCAGTATTTCGTGGTCCTGCGCGACCGCAGCGGGATCGTGCAGCTCACCATTGAATCGGACAACCCCACCTATGGGGCGGCGGGCGAGTTGCGGAGCGAGTACGTCATTGAGGTGACCGGGTTGGTTCGTGAGCGGGGAGAGGCCCAGCGCACGGACGCCTATTCCACGGGTGGAATTGAGGTCATTCCGTCCGAGCTGCGAATTTTGAACCGCGCCGTAACGCCCGTCTTCCCGGTGGACGGCTCTCCCGTTCCTGTGTCCGAGGACATCCGCCTGAAGTACCGCTACCTCGACCTGCGCCGCTCCGAGATGCAGCGGGCGCTGATGCTGAGAAGCAAGGCAGTGGCGGCGGTGACGGCCTTCCTCGACGCGGCGGGGTTCGTGCAGGTGGAAACGCCCATGCTCACGCGCTCCACGCCGGAGGGGGCGCGCGACTTTCTGGTGCCCTCCCGGCTGAATCCGGGCGAGTTCTACGCCCTGCCGCAGTCGCCGCAACTGTTCAAGCAACTGCTGATGATCGCAGGTCTAGACCGTTACTACCAGCTCGCCCGCTGCTTCCGCGACGAGGACCTGCGCGCCGACCGCCAGCCCGACTTCACCCAGCTCGACATGGAGATGAGCTTCGTCACCCAGGAGGACGTGCTGGAGGTGCAGGAGCGCCTGCTCGCCCACGTCTTCCGCGAGGTGCTGGGGGTGGAACTGGCCCTCCCCTTCCCCCGCCTGAGTTACTTCGAGGCGATGGACCGCTACGGGTCGGACAAGCCCGATCTGCGCTTCGACCTGAGCTTCGTGGACGTGACCGACCTCTTCCGGGGGGGCGAGTTCGGGGCCTTTGCGAAGGCGGAGGCGGTGAAGGTCCTCGCCGCACCGGAACTCACCCGCAAGCAGATCGACGAGCTGGAGCGGGTGGCGAAGCAGAACGGGGCAAGGGGGCTGGCCTGGCTGAGGCGCGACGGTGAGGGCTTTACGGGCGGCATCAGCCGGTTCGTGGGCGGGCAGGCCGCGGCCCTGATCGAGCGGACGGGCGTGGAGCAGGGCGGCACGCTCCTCTTCGCGGCGGGCGAGTGGAAGAAGGCGGTGTCGGCTCTCGGAGCAGTGCGCCTCGCGCTGCGGGACCTCTTCGACCTGGCGGCGAATGGCCCGCGCTTCCACGTCTCCTGGGTGGTGGACTTCCCCCAGCTCGAATTCGACGAGGAGTCGGGGACCTGGACTTACATGCACCACCCCTTCACGGCGCCGCGCCCGGAGGACCTCCCCCTCTTCGGCACGGACCGGCAGGGCGAGATTCGCGCCCAGGCCTATGACCTCGTGCTGAACGGCTACGAGATCGGGGGCGGCTCCATCCGTATCCACGACCCCGGGGTGCAGGCGCAGATGTTCCGGGCCATCGGCCTCAGCGAGGAGCAGGCGCGTGACAAATTCGGCTTCTTCCTCGACGCGCTCGCGTACGGCACGCCCCCACATGGCGGCATCGCCTGGGGCTTTGACCGCCTGGTCATGGTGATGGCGGGCGCGGGCAGCATCCGCGAGGTGATCGCCTTCCCGAAGAACAACCGCGGCGCGGACCTGATGGCGGAGGCGCCCTCCCCTGTCGATGCTGCCCAACTGGCGGAGGTGGGGGTGCGGGTGGCTTCTCCGGTTGGCGCGGAGGGGTAA
- a CDS encoding YbjN domain-containing protein: MTMETALLTLDTLAKYLREKEVQLDMEENNGQRFIRMGWRFEMGDAAVLVSVNDGPNNTSRLEITCVTQKQYAQRRLDVAMMLNDRNRERAFSRSIDADGNVWLEYVGFYPTLAEMPQETFDTLFGGVLMHFQDDYAALEGYVPGPQLQQPQA, translated from the coding sequence ATGACGATGGAAACGGCGCTTCTGACGCTGGACACGCTCGCCAAGTACCTGCGCGAGAAGGAAGTCCAGCTCGACATGGAAGAAAACAACGGTCAGCGGTTCATCCGCATGGGCTGGCGCTTCGAGATGGGCGACGCGGCGGTGCTGGTCTCCGTGAACGACGGCCCCAACAACACCAGCCGCCTGGAGATCACCTGCGTGACCCAGAAGCAGTACGCGCAGCGCCGCCTCGACGTGGCGATGATGCTCAACGACCGCAACCGCGAGCGCGCGTTCAGCCGCTCTATCGACGCCGACGGCAACGTTTGGCTGGAGTACGTGGGCTTCTACCCCACCCTGGCCGAGATGCCCCAGGAGACCTTCGACACCCTCTTCGGCGGCGTGTTGATGCACTTCCAGGACGACTACGCCGCGCTGGAGGGCTACGTGCCCGGGCCGCAGCTCCAGCAGCCCCAGGCGTAA